The Engraulis encrasicolus isolate BLACKSEA-1 chromosome 24, IST_EnEncr_1.0, whole genome shotgun sequence DNA window CCTTCCCTGTAGCCAGTGGATCAGTGTGGATCAGGAGCAGAGCATTTCAGAGAatccatacagtgtgtgtgtgtgtgtgtgtgtgtgtgtgtgtgtgtgtgtgtgtgtgtgtgtgtgtgtgtgtgtgtgtgtgatgaaaggatcatgctatgtgtgtgtgtgtgtgtgtgtgtgtgtgtgtgtgtgtgtgtgtgtgtgtgtgtgtgtgtgtgtgtgtgtgtgtgtgtgtgtgtgtgtgtgtgtcaggggtggagtgATCGTGAGGAGCACCACCTCATTTATTAGCAGATGAAAGACGGGCCTGAGCACAGCAAATatatagcatacacacacacatacacacacacacacacacacacacacacacacacacacacacacacacacacacacacacacacacacacagtagctcacTCATTCTAGAAAGGACCTCCGGGATCAAAGTCAGCGGCACTTTCCCTTGCTGTCTAtatagttgcacacacacacatgcactcactcacacacacacacacacacacacacacacacacacacacacacacacacatgtaacacacaagACCAGCAACAAATccaaatcataataataaaaacagactcgtttttttttaaagaagcatGACACAACTTTATTGTTGAAATTGTTgttgcaattgtttttttttaagtacgcTCACAGAAACATTCTGATTGACAGGTGCCCTTATGACACTCATATGACTGATTAGTAAAATATCTGATTTATACCAGAACTcgcacagtaataataataataataataataataataataataataataataataattcaccCCAAAGTGCTTCAACAGGTTGACGAAGGAACACAGGACAGAGATAAGTGAGAAAAGCTTTGTTATAGACCAATAGCAGCTAAAAGATCTTCCAagattggggggagggggggggtgagaaacagacagacagacagagaaagagagagagagagatttacgaATGTGGGCATCCACTAATGTCCTCATATATCCCAAATTATATTTTATTGtgaattattatattattatactgTATGAAGCAATGTTATCACTCATTTACAGAGCAAACCCATCGGATTGCAAAGACATGTGGACagactcccacatacacacacactatccacgaAGTAGCTCAGCAGTGGTGTCATGAATGTCTACATTTGCAAATGTGCGTAAGTGCAATTTCTGATCAAATGTTCCATGTGCAAATTAATGTACGAGAGATATTTTTCCACGTGTATATTAAAATaacactgacagtggtgacagaaTCAACACAGACAAGTCGtctactcacactctcacacacacacacacacacacacacacacacacacacacactcgtcctaGTTCATATATGTAAACAGCTGAACCGCAACTACAAAAACCAGCAGAGAAAAACCCTGTACAAGTTAAACATCtcacaatcatttattttacaAAATAGAAGAATGTAAACATCAAACTAATCTAGAGTAACATTTACGCATGGACTGGTATCTTGCCTgtcacagacagtgtgtgtgtgtttgtgcgtgcgtgtgtgtgtgtgtgtatgagagagagagcgagagaggggggaggggtgacagacaaagagagagaaattgtgtgtgtgtgtgtgtgtgtgtgtgtgtgtgtgtgtgtgtgtgtgtgtgtgtgtgtgtgtctatgttagtCAAGGTTGAAGTTAAAGTCTGCCTCACAAACTACGGCAAGGGAGGATGTGAAGCTGatgacacacacagcagtcatgcGGACACACTTGTGCTTCTCAGGAAAGCCGTCGGAACCATTTGGAACCATTTGGAACCATTTGGAACATCCATCGGGGGAATTTTCCAGTGTGGAACCTCAAGACAGGAACATTATACGTGCAACAGTCTGTGGAGTGAGACAGGGATGGGACAGGAAgttaggaagaaagagagaaaggaagagaggaagagagagatgggacaggagaggggaagagagggatggggctGGGTGaaggggggtagggagagaggaagagagagagagagagagagagagagcgcacatacTTTTTAGACGTCACATTTAGacgtaacactcacacacacaatttttataACCCTGTAATCAAGGTAAAATacacatatagacagacacatatactcacagacacacacacaacttaatcGTGATCACATGCACATGACACATGAATGCTGCACATACTGCATAACCAGTACAATACAGCCCTAAGGTACCTCAGCAGGTGACCCTCACTCCGAGCTCTCTGATTGGTGCTCGGCTGCTACTGGTGGGCGTGTTCCGCCTCCTCATTGGCCAGCTGTGCGTCCTTGAGGGCGTTGACGATGGGCAGCCAGGAGGAGGGCAGCAGCTCGGGCATGGGCCTCTTGCTCTGCAGGGCCGAGTAGAAgctggcctgctgctgctgctgccccaccGCAGCCATCGCCCCCTGGTGGCCGGAGTGCATGAGGCGCGCCTCAGGAGTGCAGTGCTTAgactggggagggagaggagaggagaggagaggagaggagatgagatgagaggggagtagatgagaggagaggagaggagatgagacgagagaggggagaggaaatgagtggggaggaggagaagagaggagagtatagAGGAGGGGAGttaagagaggagggaaggagaggggagagaggagggggacaagtggagaggaggacaagagagggaagagcaggggagaagagaggggagggaagaggagaagagaggggttaaaagaagaggaatagagaggggagagaggagaggagagaagaggaggagaagacaggtgggtgtgtgtgtgtgtgtgtgtgcgcgttcaccTTGAATATAAATCCTTGTGGGCAGCTCATGTGGTCCAGCCAGAGAGATTTGTACATCACCAGCAGCAACAGAGTAGCCAGCAACACCATGGCAACAAACAGACCTgtgaactaacacacacacacacacacacacacacacacacacacacacacacacacacacacacatattaatacaCAAACACCTTCTCATACGAAACACATTGTGGGCCAGAGTGGGGcttgaaacataggttccccaccactgctatacactgtaaaaccttataagttgagtttacttacaaaaacccagaaaagtggttgccctagaaaaactaagtaattatgaatgattaaacttacaatcttttgtgacctcaactgctgtatatactcattataatgtaaaagtttaagttaaatgtacttaagtccaaattgattaaacctaccatcttccacagtagtaactgtttactgtggccacaccacagttagttactgtcaccctacccacactaccatgatcccgcccctccattcatcaccacaaaagaggtagctaccatgttattgtggcacctcccattcctcaccatgactgagacaactgtggcatggaaccagtccatcacactgctctcttgtattaatagaccaaactatccataaccactgagaaattcaagtttctgcaatatgtgcaatattattaccatttaattattatAATCTCCtagatgatagtacattaaccagtgtgcatagaatactctagttgagcataattagacaatcctgaaatgtcaagtaagcaacacaccaaaaaggatacctgctaccacaatactcactaccaactaaatacctagccagccaacaaaccagtccaccagccaaccaaaagagtcagttgtcagctagc harbors:
- the LOC134441432 gene encoding neuronal vesicle trafficking-associated protein 1-like; amino-acid sequence: MVKVGSGIGIKKGMGAPREGGNGYDSIPLMGPLQSGSTQHRPPDQVIVTTSSAHQQQKRKRRSFLPDMRRLRGTFPTGLSERAKFTGLFVAMVLLATLLLLVMYKSLWLDHMSCPQGFIFKSKHCTPEARLMHSGHQGAMAAVGQQQQQASFYSALQSKRPMPELLPSSWLPIVNALKDAQLANEEAEHAHQ